In Gossypium arboreum isolate Shixiya-1 chromosome 3, ASM2569848v2, whole genome shotgun sequence, the sequence aaaattaatacaacatcttTTGTATAATCATCatcgagacattcatatcacattttcatttaccatcttaccatattgttgttatgtcgagttttcaacccgagggttaagtacatacctgttcaaagtatccatttcacaacatttaccaatacgtccctttcatctcgagtattcctccatttgagtagaattttacccgttgaacacatcggaatataattcggatacatggaaagtttgcacataagtgccacatacgtagccaagctaccatgtaacccgcccataagtgaactcggactcaactcaacgagctcgggcgttcgcatccataagtgaactcggactcaactcaacgagctcggatgcctagttacatctcacaaactcagactcaactcaacgagttcgaacattcgcatccataagtgaactcggactcaacttaacgagttcggatgctcaaccatcctagtgacatgtcacttatatcctaatctattcctaaggttcaaacgggattttcctcgaacacatatccttgccatcttccgtaaaataccgaaaccaatactcagtagcactttatatttaacagataatacacataacttgcattttattcgaaaataaccacaaagcatatatttcatgataaaaatcagcatatcatatatttaacatcaataacttaaaaataacaattatgctacattatttacacatgaacttacctcgacaccacaaaggtgaaaagacatactcgtccataaatcgatttctttccgttctaggtccaaatctcaattttcatcatctataacatcacatttagcctaccaatcagtcacaatattcatatgggtctaaaaatcatatttttacaaattttcattttgacccctaaacttttacatatttgcacttttgccctaatgctcgtaaattaatttttatcacatttctttactccttgagtctagatgaaccattttcataactatagcaactcctaatttcaactattttacacatttacaactcattttacaacttagcaatttacccatttttaaggtattttcatgcaatttctttcacaaaagttgtttattagacaactaggactcataatcttccataaaaacacagcaaacaacacatttactctcatggttaaaccctagactcttcatcattttgcaaaataatcccctcttatgaaagcttatgctttaggggttccaaaaatacaaaaatcatcaagcaaagacattaaaatcacttacaagcaagggaaatatgttgctgaaattttccagcttcaaaaccctttctttgctgcatattttGGTGAAggggaagagaaaaatgatagctttttctttttctctttttttttatttgttaataataaaactattttgttcaattttgacttttcaactattttatctcccatggccggccatcacactttcaatggcttaatttcactttaaagacccccaatttaagatacaaggcaatttaacacctttaggtattaaaacacaacttttactttttacgagatttagtcctttttcgaaattggactagaaatcgctaaaattaatataccaaaattaacatgcacttataaaatcatattataacacataaaataatactaaaataattttctatggcctcagaatagtggtctcgaaaccactgttccgactaggcccaaaatcgggctgttacatcttTAACAGCAAGATTGGGCGTTGCTTGCTTACTGGTGATCACCAAAATCATGGTGGTTCGGCAGTTAAGTAAAGGATTGTTTTTAGGGCTGAAATTTCTTTTGGTATAAGTGGGTGGCTGCGTTGGAGAAGAAAATGGGAGAAGAAAGGTTTTTAATAACATATTAAGCAAAACGGGACCGTGTAAGAAGGATGGAGGGGCCTTTTGAGCCTAAAATGGTCTATTTATGCAACAAATCCTTCCCTTTTCGCGAACCTTTCAATTAGTACCCAATTCACTTActcgtttttttaaaatttagcttTCTAATTTGTGCATTTTTTCATTTTGATCCGCAGTCTAGTAAAGTATTGTGGGCGCAGGATATTTTCAATTCCAATCCCAGCACACTTGCGCGTGTGGCATATTGATCCCATTCTATAATTATCTTATTTGTAAATTGCTTTTCctgttttaattttgtttcaattaaatcTTATCTTCTTTATTTACTGCACATACATTTTTTTACATGCTTAATTATTAGTTGTgatattttgtgttgttttttgtAGTTGAAGTTTGtaatattttctcttttattccAATTTTAATAATCAATGttttatttgtaatttaattCATTTTGGTTTGTGTATGCTAGTAATTTTATGTTGTTTTGTAATTTCTTTTGaatttatttacatatttttaatatttatattcgtTTATTTTATGTGTACTATACCTTGCCATGCATTATTATTTCTTCATATTCAATGTATTCTTTAAGTTATCATCAAACACATGTTTAGTACTTATATTTAATTTACATCCATTATTAAAGCTATGATATTCTTATACAAATAGTTTTTAATAAATTTGTATATAATTAgcgtttttatattatttattatatatataatttatgctaatttcaagttaattttataattcatatttttattctatattattttaatattcaattattttaaaaatgtctTTACGTGTATATAACACATATTAAAATTGTTTTTACTATAATACGTGTTATTAATTTCATATagctttatgtaaatatttttatgtatatatattttttgcccTTAAAGTTGTTTATgtgtataatatatattttttaaggaccatattttaaatcatacgatttatatattgtatacattattttattatcctaatatatgtattatttaaatgTGCCATCAATCCAAACCAATTAGTTAcatgtaaaattatatattatttgtttccAAATTCCTTTATAAATATAATCTTATAAATATATATCACTAAATTTATGTGTAAATATAATTTTGCCTTTTGTATATGACCTTGTTTTTTTAGAAATTTCATTAcatatataacttatatatttactttgtttctttcatacattataaattttattttttacaaataattatacccaattttacttgtatatacatgtttcataaatttattatgtatattattttatatcatgTATTGTCATCCCTTcatatttaatacattatttaagttatcatgtgaattatcaattttgaatgaatttgtgttttaaatatttcatatataatttgatttgaactttttattttataataactaTTTCAATAAACATGTATCCCAAGTTTTTATGCAAATTTatcaacttatatatatattatgtgatcATCAATTCATCATTATGTTGAAAATGTCTTATATTGATTTCCAATTCAGTTTGTTTCATACATATTTTTTGTGTCATGTTAATTATcgtatatattatttttgtattaattacTCACTATCCATGCTTAAAGAATTTTTGGTTACATTATAATTAAAATGATTGTATATAATTGTTAGATGTATTAAGTGAGGTTTATTGTACTTTGTGTATattatttcaaattcattaacccctttttatatatatatgtcttgATGCATTAAGTATTTCatctattttaaaacaaataaacgtgtttttgagcaaatttctaatttcctttatcattcaaaaattctaaaataaggcaatatctaaTATTTGGGAAATTCGGAAAATCATGCTTAATCGTACTGGGTATGACTTTTCCGGTAAACCaaatatttggataaccttttataattttaatgtatgAGTTTTCAAAAGTCGAAAATTAATCGCATTTTTAAAGGTATAAGGGATTAtatccaatcgtgctgggtatgaTACTGCATGTCTTTAAAACGAGAGATTTTTGACTACTAATTTGAACTATTCAagcattttaaaaaaatcattcttTGAAAAATCTTTTTTTAAGACCTTTTGGTATAAGaacaacatcaaatcaatttggtaccaatttttgggcgtcatgagggtgctaacccttcttcATGCGTAACTGACTTCCGGACCCATTTCATTTGATTTTACATGaaccaaaattatttttcattgaATAAAGTGTTTTAgtaggtgacccaatcacacctaaatcaaaagattggtggcgactccacatttttgttttcaaagtcgatccccattgtttttaaaataaaaaagggtttTGACATACATCTTTATCTTTTAGTATTTACAATAATTACCCTGATGTCTCCAATGTTACTTGAGTGTTTCATTGGGTCACCAGGTTTCAAGTAGATGAGTTTTTCCATATGTTCCACGAATCGGGCCAGTCCAAGTGGGTCAAATGAGTCTCATTTAATTAGTTGACCTCCATGAGACGCTCTGTGTGCATTCATCATGAGCTTTGACCTGCAATCCATGACATAAATCCACTATTTATATGTTGAAGAATGTGAAGTTATTAAAAATTCCCTAAATTACTAAATATATTTggtattatttttattcaaatttccCCAAATTATTAGCCCACCAACCAATAGACCAAGTTCTAATGTCACATCCTCGAGTGTAATCATATCATCATCGCATAGAAGATGGAATGTGTGTGTCTTGGATCTCCATCTTTCTAGCAAAGCACTAATAAGTGTGGGCTTCAATTTAGTCTCACCAAGTATACGGGACACGTGCAAGAACCTCACTTCTTCTAACTGTTGTTCAATAACACTCGATGCTCTTGCAATTAAATTGTGTAGATATGTTTTGATAATCCAATCATCATATTGATTATATGAACAtaaaaacctaaaaattttaggatGGTGGGAACATGTGACGAAAGCGCACAGAAAGTGTTTTCATATCTCCGCAAcgccaaaatttatatatttaaaaaaataccaTTTTCAACAAGACACATTTTTATAATAGGTACCAAAATTGAcctatttctttaaattttaaaatttgtaattttccgTAATAAAGCAATATATCTTTGTGAAGGATAATATAATGTTCAACATGTGCTACCTAAAATGAGTTGACATATTACCAACTTCGGCTTTacacataatttatcaattaaaaCTATATTAATAAGACTcgattttttatatttatgaatattttattggGAGCCATCTACCATGCATCATCACAACTGCAATTAGTCAACAATGGCTGCAAAAACAATAATCACAATACAACCATTGAAATTTCTTACTACaattaagttaaaatatgttataaagttttttttattataaattttaaaattttatacaataaataTATTATTGTGCCTAATGTGACCTTAACTTATTATCttcatataatattaaaaaaattatgttattttgttaataaatttactaattattatttgaattaaaattaaaattttaaaatataaaatttataaaaataaaatgattaaattgaagaaCAGAATGATGAGTGTATTGGTCAaatagttgattttgagtgtccTTTTGAAAGATTAAGTAGATTTTTATTAgttacttttattattaatacattttaatatatatttactcataaattaaataattatcatCTATTTATATTTTGAGCAAAATATTAAGCTCGAAAATTGAGTTTGGGTAAAAATTAGTctcatttaaaatatgaatagAACTTCAACttgaatattaaaaataataaaaatttaatttaatcctttaaaaattacgAGGATATAAACTATTAAAGTGATAAATTGTATTTGAATTTCATTTATTGCACGCTTTACCATCAGCTTTTAATCATGAAGGAGCGCATAACTTCAGAATAGGGAATTGGTTGCTAATGCAAAAGCCCCCGAGCTATGAAATGTCATCTCTTAAAAGGTGAATACATGAGCAAACTGAGTTGAACGCTGAGCCCTTACCTGCCGTATAGTTTAAGCATCATGATGCAGTGACTCGAGTATTACTTGAATTCCATGTTGTGGTTTAACGGTGATAATAGATACTGGCGCGTGGACATAAGCAGGGGAGAGGGAAATGGTGTAGCGTTGTAGAATCATGGAGACTGCAATCTTCACTTCCATGATTGCGAAGGTTGTACCAACACAAGTCCGAGGTCCCAATCCAAAGGGACAAAATGCTGTTGTGTTGTAATTGGTAGCTTTGGCAATCCCTTCGGCGAATCTCTCTGGCTTAAAAAGATGCACATTATCTCCCCATAGTTGAGGGTCATGGTGAAGTGCAGCATTTGCAATAAGAATATCTATATCAGCAGGCAAGACTAGATTTCCTAACAGAACTTCACTTCCACCTTTCCTCAACAGGCCAACTGCTGGACCAAACAATCTTAGAGGTTCATTAATAATCATGGTCATCTGTTTGCAGAATAGGAATGTGTCAGAGTAGATTAAAGAATTTAATGTACTGGAAGTATAGACAGGATTTTTTATGTACTAAAAGCCTTTATGACTTTGATTTAAATGCCTGGTATACACAATGTATTGAAAGGGTTTGACAGTTTACTTACAATTTTGAGTTTAGAAAAGCCTTCAGAATTTGGATATTGTGTTGGGTTTTTGATAGCGGTAAAAGAAGAGAACAATACCGAGAACAAAGGAGGAAAAACAAAGAATAATTTATTTGCTCACAAACGAGCAGCAAGCAAGCAATTTGCTTTACACAACTAATATGCTTGTTCATTCATTATGAAAACAATACATTTATAGTCAAAATACATCATCAAATATTCAACTAACCCCACTAATCAGGATTGGGATTATTAAAACATTGTTTGTACACATGGATAAGctgatttatcaactcaatcaTCCCatcaaaacattaacattaaagTTCATTTTCAACCAAACTAAATTACATTGCAACTAAAACAGAAAATATGTTGCTGCAACATGCATAATTGCTACAGCATGCATACAAGTTGTATGCACTGAACAAAATCATCATGGTAGCATGTACTTTAACAAAAACATATCAGCAGCATGGTTGGCCATTTTTCAACATATTGGTTACCATATATCTCAATCACCTCTCTTCTTGCTTTCTCTTGCCAATCTCCATGACTTGCTAAAAGTAAGACCATCCAAGCAAGTAAGGAATTAACAGTATCTTGTCCAGCAAAGTAGAATGTTTTGCACTCATCTACCAAGTCTTCCAATGTCAGTTGGGCTTGAAGGTCAATTTAAAAAGTTATaggatttgaataaaaatataaactcaaaAATGAGTTTGAGTAAAAAAATAAGTGTTTAGAAAATGGACTAGGCTTCTAATAAGACTTTTTTGGCCAAAGCCCGGCCCTAATATGTAAAAAAGAAACTTCTATTTTTTTACTGTTTTCTTACTATTTTTTGGTTGTTTTTACTATTTTGTTAcaatttcataattatattaCTACtacttttttgttattatttagatattgtataactcttgttttattgtcaattttattactattttagagTATTTCATAATTCCTTATTAAGTTGCACctatcttattattatttaagtatacacaatttttaaaatttattttcaatttattgaaaatatttattttaatgtttttaatattttaaatgtattatgttttaaaaatatatttaaaaataatacaaaCAGATTAGACCGAActttaattttaacattttatttaaattagacttatataatattttaattatttttcgaacCGAGCTTAGATTTAGAATTTTTGTTGGACCCAACTCGGTCCGGCCAACTTCGCTCTATCAACTATCTCAGCTATGATTAGCGGTGTTAAACACTACATCCAACTAAAAAAGTgcacttttttttgttattattcaaTGGTGTTATTAAATATACTTTTTTACTGCTTAGTTCTTAAATGTTTTGAGGGAGAAGTGTGAGTCGGCCCATGGTGTGTAAATGATTAAGAAGGACAGAATTGAGATAAATTATAGAAAAAGAGATTAAAATCAATAGTGAAATATGTGTTTAATTgcagtaataataataaagtgaGAATAAAAAAATTACTAAGAATGTTAAATTagatttatatataataaaatttcaatttattagAAATTTATGAAAGTAACAAATAATTAaagtttattatatttattagagaaAAGGAGAAAGTGGTTGTAAAAGAAGAGATAATAGACTTatgaaatagaaaatttttattaaactcTAAATTTCTAATGGTTGTgtagatttttttatataatgcGTAAAGTATTCATAAtcctaaattcttaaaaataaaggCTAATACGTGTTAAATGCATtcaaacccatatttttcatgttGTTGATGACAACAAAGATGAAACATCAAGCATCGATATGCAGTGACTTGAGTATTACTTGAATTCCATGTTGTGGTTTAAGGCTGATTATAGGTATTGGTGAGTGGACATAGGCAGGGGAAAGTGTAATAGCGTAGCGTTGTAGGATCATGGAGAGAACAATCTTGGTTTCTGTGGCTGCAAAGGTCATACCAACACAAGTTCGAGGTCCCAATCCAAAGGGTAAAAATGCAGCCGCGTTGTAATTGGTAGCTTTGGCAATCCCTTCCGCGAATCTGTCTGGTTTAAAAAGATGCACATCTTCTCCCCACAGTTGAGGGTCATGGTGAAGTACAGCATTTGCAATTAGAAGATCTATATTAGCAGGGAGGACTACCTTTTCCATTTGAACATCTCTTCCAACTCTTCTCAACATTCCATTTGATGGACCATACAATCTTAGAGTTTCATTAATGATCATGGTCATCTGCATACAGAATAAGAATATATAAGATTAACATCACATAATCTAATGTTCTAAACTCATGCTAGCATACACCAGGGATTTAAATTATGGCAGTGTTGTATATGATGGATGTTATCGCAATTAATTGTGGTAAATATTAGCAATGAATATCAATTTAGAAAGAGTCGAAACTACAAAATATTGACTGTAACACAATGCTTGCGGTCTTAAATGTTTACAAAGTTTGCTTACAGTTTTGAGTTTTGCAATGCCTTCCGGTTGTGGATTTTGGTTACCAAATATGCCAGTCACCTCCCTTCTTGCTTTATCTTGCCAATCTCCATGGATTGCTAAAAGCAAGACTGTCCAGGCAAGCAAGGCATTAACGGTATCTTGTCCTGCAAAATAGAATGTTTTGCATTCATCTACCAGATCTTCCATTGAAAGCTTGTTATTTTTGTCCGAATCATGATAGGCATTTACAAGTAATCCTAGAAAATCATTGCCAAAGCTATCAGCTTCTCCATTCACAACTTTGTCTTCTCTTTTCTTAACAATCTTCATCACACAATCTTGTATTTCTTTTGCAAGTTCTTCAGACTCTAGCATATCGGCAGGTTTCCATAACTTGCTAGAAGAGAAAACTAATGTTAGCCATATCTAAGgagaaaaataaatccatgggcGTTGAAAACACAATTAAGGAAAAACTTGGATTAATTAAGCTTAGAGGGAACATACTTGATTAAAGGAATTCTAGTATTATAAAGGTTTCGACTCATAATTATTGACAGCTTGTTCAACATGGCAAAAACCTTCTCTCCTTCCAAGTAACTGCTACCAAAAGCTGTTCTTGATATCACTTCTGAAGTCAATAATCTAAATTCATTGAACACTTCAATCTCTTTGCCTTCTTGGCCTTTCCATTTCTCTAGCATTGTTTCAACGCTAGCAATTACAGCTGGTGTCATGTTCTGCAAAAACAATATAAATTTCTTTAACATTAGTTTACAGCTAATCACATGTTTCGAGGGGTTTACCTTTAAGCTTTCCCCATGAAAAACGTAATTCGCCAGCTTCCTCTGCTTCGCCCATTTTTCACCCTCAACTGTCACAAGCCCGTTCCCTAGTAGCTTGCTAAGGTAAATGGTAGGCTTCCTTTTCGGGAAAGTTTTTTCACTATTTTTTAGTATCTCTTTGACTAGTTCAGGTTCTGAAATCACAAGTTCAGCTCGAACACCGTTCCAATAAAGATAATTTCTCCCTAATCAAACAAAAAGCAAAAAAAGGGTCCATCTTTTCTTTGAACTAGAAGATTGAAATCATAGTGAAAAACATGCATGGATCTTACCATATTTGTTGATCCAGGAGTAAATATGTGGCTGCACTTTGGGAAATATATCATGCGTCAAGGCCATAGGTTTGCTTGATGCTTCTTGTCTCATTTTGGCGATTTCTTTGTTGTTACCATGGATGAATCTGTAAGGAGGTCCTTTGATCCCCTGTGAATTCAGCATATGCTGTATACGGAGAGgtatccataggtaatcataaaGGAACTTTATTAAAGCTATGAAGAAGAAACAACATGGGACAAGAGTTACAAGCTCCATCAAGGCACTcatttttcttctctaaactttaaCTATTTTCCCATTCATAATAGCATCATTTGGAACACTCCAAAAGTGGTGAAGGAGCACAAATTGCATTTGCAATCCTCGTTCTCGTTCAAAGTAGGTTTGACGTATTCGTGAGACATTTTAATGTTATAAAGCCAAAACACCACAGTCTATTACGCCATACAATAGTTCATAAGTGTGGATAAGAAACGTGTGCGGCTTTCCTATTGAAATGTACCATACTTGTCAAATTGTTTTCCTTGTTGACCTTAAAAGCGTCGGCATCAGCTGAATTAGGAGGCTATACGTGTTGAATGATTTTGGCATTTGCGGTATCTTTAATTTATGTACTGATTACATATCCATGCTTAATAATGAAGCATTATTTCTCTCTAAACCTCCATTCTCACCACTAATTTTTGTCTAATTCCCAGTAATTTTGTAAGTATCATCCCGTTataaattttaatccaatttataactttaaaaaattgttGGCCAATCAAAAAATGCCACTTAGCattcttttataaaaaatatacattttcttttcatttttagtgTCAACCAAACCTCTTTTCATTTCATTCATATGCAAAAAATAAACTATATCtaaggtcattaaattattagtaaggtTACATTTTAGCCActaaactttacaaaattacaaaatgttGTTGAACTACTCAAAAACTTTCATttaagttactaaattatttgaaagtttttatttaagtcattgtgttgttaaatttttttaaaatagaaatCCAACTAATAAGCTCCAAGTAATGATTTGATAATTGGTACAATGGATCAATATCTATTATATAGTAGAAGAGTCGATTTGACTGTCAGTACTGAAGAATGGAGAAgtaagtttttttaaaattttggttcaGAAATTCATGACGTTTAAAGATGTTTTCTTAAaagaaattgaattgtataaGAGAAAGGGAAGAAGAGCTTCCGATTGACACGAGCATTGCAAATGGAGAAGGTCATACAACAACGATTTTAATAGTccaaataacttaaataaaaactttgaatatttcaattaccgttttgtaactttttaaagttaagtggcaaaaacataaacttactaatagtttaatgacctTGGGTGTAGTTTatcaaaaaatgaaaaagaaaaaaacaaacctCACCTTTATTTACCTTAGCTTTAAGAGCTTCTTATTGGGTATACTATTTCTTTCATGCAAGTGTTATAGGGTTAGAACTTTAGTGTGGCTAACCTCGCGACCTTAGGCAATTTCTTTAAGTCAGACTAATTCTTGAAAATTGAGTATTCACGTAGAAAATTCTGTAAGGCACTAAAACAAAATAGAATCAACTCGGAAAGACTAATGAAGTTGAATCGAATAGAAAAACCACAAGAAATAATAGCACACTAAGTGTTTAAGTAAATGTTCTTAAAGGGATTCTCTTACTTGGAATGAAATTCAAGGGATGAAGTGATTACAAATGAGGGGAAGACCTCtctttatagttgagctccccaaaTCCAAGGGTACAGATTAAATTACATAAATGGCTGAGAAGTGTATATCTATAAGATGAGAGTCCTTAGAGATTTTAACTTTATACATCTTTATCCTTTAGAATTTACAATAATTACCTTGATGACTCCAATTACTTGAGTGTTTCATTAGGTCACCATGCTTCAAGTAGATGAGTTTTTCCATATGCTCATCGAATCGGACCAATTCAAGTGGGTCAAATGAGTTTCATTTAATTAGTTGACCTCCATGAGACGCTCTGTGTGCATTCATCATGAGCTTTGACCTGCAACCCATGACATAAATCCACTATTTATAGGTTGAAGAATGTTAAGTTATTAAAATTTCCCTAAATTACTAAATATGTTTGGTATTATTTTTGTTCAAATTTCCTTAAATTATTGGCCCATCAACCAATAGACCAAGTTCTAATGTCACATCCTTGAGTGTAATCATATCATCATCGCACAAAAGATGGAATGTGTGTGTATCGGGTCTCCATCTTTCCAACAAAATACTGATAAGTGTGGGCTCCAATTTGGTCCTACCGAGCATACAGGATACGTCCAAAAATCTCACCTCTTCTAACTTTGGTTCAATAACACTCAATTCTCTTGCAATTAAATTGTGTGTATATATTTTGATAATCCAATCATCATCTTGATTATAtgaacataaaaaattaaaaaataatagattTTTGAGATGGTGGAGACGTGACGAAAACGCACAAT encodes:
- the LOC108475858 gene encoding cytochrome P450 CYP749A22-like translates to MTMIINEPLRLFGPAVGLLRKGGSEVLLGNLVLPADIDILIANAALHHDPQLWGDNVHLFKPERFAEGIAKATNYNTTAFCPFGLGPRTCVGTTFAIMEVKIAVSMILQRYTISLSPAYVHAPVSIITVKPQHGIQVILESLHHDA
- the LOC108474609 gene encoding cytochrome P450 CYP749A22-like isoform X2, yielding MSALMELVTLVPCCFFFIALIKFLYDYLWIPLRIQHMLNSQGIKGPPYRFIHGNNKEIAKMRQEASSKPMALTHDIFPKVQPHIYSWINKYEPELVKEILKNSEKTFPKRKPTIYLSKLLGNGLVTVEGEKWAKQRKLANYVFHGESLKNMTPAVIASVETMLEKWKGQEGKEIEVFNEFRLLTSEVISRTAFGSSYLEGEKVFAMLNKLSIIMSRNLYNTRIPLINKLWKPADMLESEELAKEIQDCVMKIVKKREDKVVNGEADSFGNDFLGLLVNAYHDSDKNNKLSMEDLVDECKTFYFAGQDTVNALLAWTVLLLAIHGDWQDKARREVTGIFGNQNPQPEGIAKLKTMTMIINETLRLYGPSNGMLRRVGRDVQMEKVVLPANIDLLIANAVLHHDPQLWGEDVHLFKPDRFAEGIAKATNYNAAAFLPFGLGPRTCVGMTFAATETKIVLSMILQRYAITLSPAYVHSPIPIISLKPQHGIQVILKSLHIDA
- the LOC108474609 gene encoding cytochrome P450 CYP749A22-like isoform X1 — encoded protein: MSALMELVTLVPCCFFFIALIKFLYDYLWIPLRIQHMLNSQGIKGPPYRFIHGNNKEIAKMRQEASSKPMALTHDIFPKVQPHIYSWINKYGRNYLYWNGVRAELVISEPELVKEILKNSEKTFPKRKPTIYLSKLLGNGLVTVEGEKWAKQRKLANYVFHGESLKNMTPAVIASVETMLEKWKGQEGKEIEVFNEFRLLTSEVISRTAFGSSYLEGEKVFAMLNKLSIIMSRNLYNTRIPLINKLWKPADMLESEELAKEIQDCVMKIVKKREDKVVNGEADSFGNDFLGLLVNAYHDSDKNNKLSMEDLVDECKTFYFAGQDTVNALLAWTVLLLAIHGDWQDKARREVTGIFGNQNPQPEGIAKLKTMTMIINETLRLYGPSNGMLRRVGRDVQMEKVVLPANIDLLIANAVLHHDPQLWGEDVHLFKPDRFAEGIAKATNYNAAAFLPFGLGPRTCVGMTFAATETKIVLSMILQRYAITLSPAYVHSPIPIISLKPQHGIQVILKSLHIDA